From Anaerohalosphaera lusitana, one genomic window encodes:
- the deoC gene encoding deoxyribose-phosphate aldolase codes for MTDKELAAYIDHTLLDPVATRGEIEQLCDEAIEYRFHSVCVLPRWTSLAAEKLRGSEVVVDGVAGFPFGADSAKIKAAQTKEVIMAGADEIDMVADLPSIIEGNSRYLRRDIQAVMKVCRSFRPAVVLKVIIEASALTEKQIRFACQECEDIGVDYIKTSTGMHKSGGASVEAVQIMAESAPGCKIKAAGGIRTADDAVAMIEAGASRIGCSASVRIIEEFRQANR; via the coding sequence ATGACGGATAAAGAACTTGCAGCTTACATTGACCACACATTGCTCGATCCGGTAGCGACTAGGGGAGAGATCGAACAGCTTTGTGATGAAGCGATAGAGTACAGATTTCACAGTGTGTGCGTTCTGCCCCGCTGGACGTCGCTTGCTGCGGAGAAGCTGAGGGGCAGCGAAGTTGTCGTGGACGGAGTTGCGGGGTTTCCATTCGGGGCGGATTCTGCGAAGATAAAGGCTGCACAAACGAAAGAGGTGATAATGGCGGGGGCGGACGAGATAGACATGGTCGCCGATCTGCCTTCGATCATCGAGGGTAACAGCCGATATCTCAGACGAGATATCCAAGCGGTTATGAAGGTTTGCAGGTCGTTCAGACCGGCGGTCGTGCTGAAGGTGATCATCGAAGCGTCAGCACTGACCGAGAAACAGATACGTTTTGCCTGCCAGGAGTGCGAGGATATTGGGGTGGACTATATAAAGACAAGCACGGGCATGCACAAGAGCGGCGGAGCGAGTGTCGAGGCAGTTCAGATAATGGCTGAGAGTGCACCGGGATGCAAGATCAAGGCGGCTGGGGGGATACGGACGGCTGATGATGCTGTTGCGATGATCGAGGCTGGCGCGTCACGGATCGGCTGCAGTGCCTCGGTGCGGATCATAGAAGAGTTCAGGCAGGCGAACAGGTGA
- a CDS encoding AAA family ATPase has translation MIAVVTGMVGIDKKQYLEEVVRLANERGKQVTLCNVGDMMYAEAPDIAAGRILDIPLQRLRSLRRSIIKDIIAKARNGENIIINTHATFRWRHGLFRAFDFDQMRQLDADYYICMVDSVDALHVRLLAEHPINHTLKDLLVWREEETIATELMKEGVNEDAGYYILARGEDKTTIESCYRMIFEPERKKAYLSFPMTHVMDMPEVLEEIADFRGKMKESFTCFDPGDLEEAYLPYRAKRAAQSGQDFIELHALGRKVRLDLAEAINVEKDISSQTYTRDFALIDQSNMIISYIPHLGEGRAAISSGVERELQHAHEAGKEVYVIWPSPKDPSVFVTQTATKVFRSLDEAAGFFTD, from the coding sequence ATGATCGCAGTTGTTACGGGCATGGTCGGCATCGACAAGAAGCAGTACCTCGAAGAAGTGGTCAGACTTGCGAACGAGAGGGGTAAGCAGGTTACGCTTTGCAACGTGGGGGATATGATGTATGCCGAGGCGCCGGATATCGCTGCGGGGAGGATTTTGGACATTCCACTGCAGAGACTACGGTCACTTCGACGAAGCATCATCAAGGACATCATCGCCAAGGCACGGAACGGCGAGAACATCATCATCAACACGCACGCCACGTTCAGGTGGAGGCACGGGCTGTTCAGGGCCTTCGATTTCGACCAGATGCGTCAGTTGGACGCGGACTATTATATCTGCATGGTGGACAGCGTGGATGCGCTGCACGTGAGGCTGCTGGCGGAACATCCGATCAATCATACGCTCAAGGATCTTCTGGTCTGGCGTGAAGAGGAAACGATCGCGACGGAGCTGATGAAAGAAGGCGTAAACGAGGACGCCGGGTATTATATACTTGCGCGGGGTGAGGACAAAACCACTATCGAGAGCTGCTACCGGATGATATTTGAGCCTGAGCGTAAGAAGGCTTATTTGAGCTTTCCGATGACGCACGTGATGGATATGCCGGAAGTGCTGGAGGAGATCGCGGATTTTCGTGGCAAGATGAAAGAGAGCTTTACGTGTTTTGATCCGGGGGATCTGGAAGAGGCGTACCTGCCCTACCGGGCGAAGCGGGCGGCGCAGAGCGGTCAGGATTTCATCGAGCTGCACGCGCTGGGACGGAAGGTGCGGCTCGATCTTGCGGAAGCTATAAATGTGGAGAAGGATATCAGCAGCCAGACGTATACGCGGGACTTCGCTTTGATCGATCAGAGCAATATGATCATCAGCTACATACCGCATCTGGGCGAGGGCCGGGCGGCGATAAGCAGCGGTGTGGAGCGGGAACTGCAGCACGCGCACGAGGCGGGCAAGGAAGTTTATGTTATCTGGCCGAGCCCGAAGGATCCGTCGGTATTCGTTACGCAGACCGCAACGAAAGTATTCAGGTCGCTGGATGAGGCGGCAGGGTTTTTCACTGATTGA
- the prfA gene encoding peptide chain release factor 1 produces the protein MSDENSGLLAKLRELDERYAQIEKEMSDPEVASNVEKVVSLSKEQGKLRPMVEKYREYAEAVQGVEESEVMLNDPDVDPEFAELAKAEIEELSAKRDTLIEEIKETLVMADDASIGSIIMEIRAGTGGDEAALFARDLAAMYTRYAEKNGWKVETMEMSANELGGFREVILNIKGDGVWVDFGYESGGHRVQRVPETETQGRIHTSAATVAVLPEPEEVEVDIDPNDVVEHVSRAGGPGGQSVNKTNSAIKLEHVPSGITVSMRDEKSQHKNRSKAWRILRSRLYEHQMQELNQERDQQRKTMIGSGDRSQRIRTYNFPQNRLTDHRINLSLYSLDKVIMGELDEVVAALKEHDKQERLKNL, from the coding sequence ATGTCTGATGAAAATAGCGGACTTCTGGCCAAACTCAGAGAACTGGACGAGCGGTATGCCCAGATCGAAAAAGAGATGAGCGATCCTGAGGTTGCGAGCAATGTCGAGAAGGTGGTTTCACTTAGCAAGGAACAGGGCAAACTCAGACCGATGGTTGAAAAGTATCGCGAGTATGCCGAAGCGGTACAGGGGGTTGAAGAGAGCGAGGTAATGCTGAACGATCCGGACGTTGATCCGGAGTTCGCGGAGCTGGCGAAGGCGGAGATCGAGGAACTTTCGGCAAAGCGAGACACCCTTATCGAAGAGATCAAAGAGACGCTGGTGATGGCGGATGACGCTTCTATCGGGTCGATCATCATGGAGATACGGGCGGGCACCGGCGGTGACGAGGCGGCGTTGTTCGCGCGTGACCTGGCGGCTATGTATACGCGATATGCGGAGAAGAACGGCTGGAAGGTCGAGACGATGGAAATGAGCGCGAATGAGCTGGGGGGCTTTCGCGAGGTCATATTGAATATCAAGGGCGACGGTGTGTGGGTCGATTTCGGTTATGAGAGCGGCGGACACAGGGTCCAGCGGGTTCCTGAGACGGAAACGCAGGGGAGGATACACACCTCGGCGGCAACGGTTGCGGTATTGCCCGAGCCGGAGGAAGTCGAGGTAGACATCGACCCGAACGATGTGGTTGAACACGTCAGCCGTGCGGGCGGTCCGGGCGGCCAGAGCGTGAACAAGACAAACAGCGCGATCAAGCTGGAGCACGTGCCCAGCGGCATCACGGTCAGTATGCGGGACGAGAAGAGTCAGCACAAGAACCGCTCGAAGGCGTGGCGGATTTTGCGAAGCCGGCTGTACGAACACCAGATGCAGGAACTCAACCAGGAACGCGACCAGCAGCGAAAGACGATGATCGGGTCGGGCGACAGGTCGCAGCGTATCCGTACGTATAATTTCCCGCAGAACAGGTTGACAGATCACCGCATCAACCTTTCACTGTACAGCCTGGATAAGGTCATAATGGGCGAGCTGGACGAGGTGGTGGCTGCCTTGAAGGAGCACGACAAGCAGGAAAGACTGAAAAACCTGTAA
- the rpmE gene encoding 50S ribosomal protein L31, whose translation MKKGIHPKYDNAKVRCGCGNTFETRSTVDDIHAEICSMCHPFYTGKQKYVDTAGRIDRFKKKYGGDYFKKKEKK comes from the coding sequence ATGAAAAAAGGCATTCACCCAAAATACGATAATGCGAAGGTTCGCTGCGGTTGCGGAAATACTTTCGAGACACGCAGTACGGTAGATGACATTCACGCGGAAATCTGCTCCATGTGTCATCCGTTCTATACGGGTAAGCAGAAATATGTTGATACTGCAGGGCGTATCGACCGCTTTAAGAAGAAGTACGGCGGCGACTACTTCAAGAAAAAAGAAAAGAAGTAG
- a CDS encoding glycine zipper domain-containing protein, with amino-acid sequence MFRNLGLATLVVILSAGVLMMSGCESKSQTGALIGAGAGAGIGQAAGGDTESTLIGAGIGGAAGYLLGKHQEDKQEDEDERDQTYRNIQSDTVTVWVTNSNGSKTPVTLEKENNGYVGPKGEFYETMPSEADLRKVYGF; translated from the coding sequence ATGTTCAGGAATTTAGGATTAGCAACGCTTGTGGTTATATTGAGTGCCGGCGTGTTGATGATGAGCGGGTGCGAGAGCAAATCACAGACAGGCGCACTGATCGGTGCGGGTGCTGGTGCGGGTATCGGCCAGGCCGCTGGAGGCGATACTGAAAGCACACTGATCGGTGCAGGCATAGGCGGGGCCGCAGGTTATCTGCTCGGCAAACATCAGGAAGACAAACAGGAAGACGAAGATGAACGCGACCAGACATATCGGAATATCCAGAGTGACACTGTTACGGTATGGGTAACCAACAGCAACGGTTCGAAGACACCCGTGACTCTCGAGAAAGAAAATAACGGCTATGTCGGGCCGAAGGGCGAGTTCTATGAGACTATGCCGTCGGAAGCTGATCTGCGGAAAGTTTACGGCTTCTAA
- a CDS encoding PEP-CTERM sorting domain-containing protein, giving the protein MKKILVIAVAALISLPCISFAGPTANFDQIDFSAYQLLYSINAGVDNTDLAGVGVTSSVYSDGSEYVYAYQLFNQSDVTLENFVVPDFPGIIQGSLAYTTMALPFEFDSNIDVVPFYAEVAAGDSVQFEFNSAFAFSDLAPGTTSAVLLVKSTDEWTTRQAIVQNGETGTVDVVAAVPEPTSIALLSFGTLVLTRRRK; this is encoded by the coding sequence ATGAAAAAGATTCTAGTGATAGCAGTTGCAGCTCTAATTTCCTTGCCGTGCATATCTTTCGCAGGCCCGACCGCAAATTTCGACCAGATCGACTTCAGCGCCTACCAGCTCCTCTACAGCATTAACGCTGGTGTGGATAATACTGATCTGGCCGGTGTTGGCGTTACAAGCTCGGTCTATTCCGATGGCAGCGAGTATGTATACGCCTATCAGCTCTTCAATCAGAGCGATGTTACCCTCGAAAATTTCGTCGTGCCTGATTTTCCGGGCATAATTCAAGGCAGCCTCGCTTACACCACCATGGCCTTGCCCTTCGAATTCGACTCTAATATCGACGTAGTTCCGTTCTATGCCGAAGTCGCCGCTGGAGATTCCGTCCAGTTCGAGTTTAATTCGGCATTCGCCTTTTCCGATCTGGCACCCGGCACAACCAGCGCCGTACTTCTGGTTAAAAGCACCGATGAATGGACTACCCGTCAGGCGATCGTCCAGAATGGCGAAACAGGTACGGTCGACGTAGTCGCCGCGGTTCCCGAGCCCACCAGCATAGCACTTCTCAGCTTCGGAACCCTGGTTCTGACTCGCAGACGCAAATAA
- the prfB gene encoding peptide chain release factor 2 (programmed frameshift), whose amino-acid sequence MIITKERFFSVVEITELKSTISELEARVQHIREWLDLPSKIALKQDYEKKMANPSFWDDPEQAQKIVTSLSAVKSMVEPAQEVTNSVQDLQELLILAEDEGDEDVLQSVAEDAEKLQKRCDRIEVAAMLSGPDDMRNCFFSIHAGAGGTESCDWASMLLRMYTRYFEQNDFKFEELDTTPGEEAGVRSITLKVAGPFAFGKLVCEAGVHRLVRISPFDSQSRRHTSFAAVDVMPEYEDDIDIDLKDDDLRIDFYRASGAGGQHVNKTSSAVRITHLPTGIVVQCQNDRSQHKNKAEAFKMLKSRLYMLEQQKRDDELAKLYGNKGEIAWGNQIRSYVMQPYQMVKDHRTDEQTGNVDAVLDGDIEKFIESYLKYKSNKKNKKRA is encoded by the exons ATGATAATCACAAAAGAAAGGTTTTTCTCCGTGGTAGAGATCACAGAACTCAAATCAACTATCAGCGAGTTGGAGGCCCGGGTGCAACACATCCGGGAGTGGCTT GACCTGCCTTCAAAGATCGCTCTAAAGCAGGATTACGAAAAAAAGATGGCCAACCCCTCCTTCTGGGACGATCCCGAACAGGCCCAGAAGATCGTCACCAGCCTAAGCGCCGTCAAATCGATGGTCGAACCCGCCCAGGAAGTCACCAATTCGGTCCAGGACCTGCAGGAACTGCTAATCCTCGCCGAAGACGAAGGCGATGAGGATGTCCTCCAGTCCGTCGCCGAAGATGCCGAAAAACTGCAAAAGCGCTGCGACCGCATCGAAGTTGCAGCCATGCTCTCCGGCCCGGACGACATGCGGAACTGCTTTTTCAGCATCCACGCCGGCGCAGGCGGAACCGAGAGCTGCGACTGGGCTTCCATGCTCCTCCGCATGTACACCCGCTATTTCGAGCAGAATGACTTCAAATTCGAAGAGCTCGACACCACGCCCGGTGAAGAAGCCGGCGTACGTTCGATCACCCTCAAGGTCGCCGGCCCCTTCGCGTTTGGCAAACTCGTATGCGAAGCAGGTGTCCACCGTCTCGTACGCATAAGCCCGTTCGACTCACAAAGCCGACGCCATACCAGCTTCGCAGCGGTCGACGTCATGCCCGAATACGAAGACGATATCGACATCGACCTCAAGGACGACGATCTGCGAATCGACTTCTACCGTGCAAGCGGCGCAGGCGGCCAGCACGTCAACAAAACCAGCTCCGCCGTCCGCATAACGCACCTGCCCACCGGCATCGTCGTACAGTGTCAGAACGACCGCAGCCAGCACAAAAACAAGGCCGAGGCGTTCAAGATGCTCAAGTCCCGTCTCTACATGCTCGAACAGCAGAAACGCGACGATGAGCTCGCTAAACTCTACGGCAACAAGGGCGAGATAGCATGGGGCAACCAGATCCGCAGTTACGTCATGCAGCCGTACCAGATGGTCAAGGACCATCGAACCGACGAGCAGACCGGTAACGTCGACGCTGTACTCGACGGCGACATCGAAAAGTTCATCGAGAGCTATCTCAAATACAAGAGCAACAAGAAGAACAAAAAACGAGCCTGA
- a CDS encoding leucyl aminopeptidase, giving the protein MPKRAIDISVKTRKADPSQIKADILAVGIFSDSKKPAGLAKDIDKQLNGEIGNLLGMEDFTGGFGKTAVLYTNGRITAPRVLLVGLGEKKELASCKLRKAAAHAADKAVNLKARTLALAIHQDLPAKFDLTDVGQTLTEGIYMGGYRYDEFVSKKDSRLNKLNVLLTDADQSAARKLGKGAKAGNIIGQAQSFARTIANRPGNIINPKTLASTARKMASDIPGLTCTVITEKQLKQKKAGGILAVGGGSATKPCMIVLKYSPTGKTKSKRNIALVGKAVTFDAGGISLKPSAGMHDMKFDKGGGMCVLGAMQAISKLKPAATVYGIIPAAENMPSGTSYRPGDIVTTMSGKTVEIQNTDAEGRMILADAIHHATQLKCDTIVDVATLTGACVVALGKHMAGLMSSDDKLIDQLKQAADKSGERVWHLPSGPEYLEQMKSKIADLKNTGGKGGGACTAAAFLKEFAGDAKWAHIDIAGVEIFTDGSKIGSPGSPGFGVRLLTEYVTNA; this is encoded by the coding sequence ATGCCAAAAAGAGCCATCGACATTTCCGTAAAAACACGCAAAGCCGATCCCTCACAGATCAAGGCCGATATTCTCGCGGTCGGCATATTCTCTGACAGCAAAAAGCCTGCGGGCCTCGCCAAAGATATCGACAAACAGCTCAACGGCGAGATCGGCAATCTGCTCGGCATGGAAGATTTCACGGGCGGTTTTGGAAAGACCGCCGTACTCTATACAAACGGCCGGATTACCGCTCCCCGCGTACTGCTCGTCGGCCTGGGCGAGAAAAAAGAACTCGCCTCCTGCAAGCTCCGCAAGGCCGCCGCACACGCAGCAGACAAAGCTGTCAACCTAAAGGCCAGAACCCTCGCACTTGCGATCCATCAGGACCTGCCCGCAAAGTTCGACCTCACCGACGTCGGTCAGACGCTCACCGAAGGCATCTACATGGGCGGCTACCGCTATGACGAATTCGTCAGCAAAAAAGACAGTCGGCTCAACAAACTCAATGTCCTGCTCACCGATGCCGACCAGTCAGCAGCCCGCAAACTCGGCAAAGGCGCCAAAGCCGGAAACATCATCGGCCAGGCACAATCTTTCGCCCGCACCATCGCCAACCGACCGGGCAACATCATAAATCCCAAAACGCTCGCATCAACCGCCCGTAAGATGGCCTCCGACATCCCGGGCCTGACCTGCACCGTCATAACGGAAAAACAGCTCAAGCAGAAAAAAGCTGGCGGCATACTCGCCGTAGGCGGCGGCTCTGCAACAAAACCCTGCATGATCGTCCTCAAGTATTCCCCCACAGGCAAGACAAAATCAAAACGCAATATCGCACTCGTCGGCAAGGCCGTCACCTTCGACGCGGGAGGCATCAGTCTTAAACCAAGCGCGGGCATGCACGACATGAAATTCGACAAAGGCGGCGGCATGTGTGTCTTGGGCGCGATGCAGGCCATCTCCAAACTCAAGCCCGCCGCAACAGTCTACGGCATAATCCCCGCAGCCGAGAACATGCCCTCCGGTACAAGCTACCGGCCCGGCGACATCGTCACCACCATGAGCGGCAAAACCGTCGAGATACAGAACACCGACGCCGAAGGCCGCATGATCCTCGCCGATGCCATCCACCATGCAACCCAGCTCAAGTGCGACACCATCGTAGACGTTGCAACTCTCACCGGCGCGTGCGTGGTCGCCCTCGGCAAACACATGGCCGGCCTAATGAGCAGCGATGACAAGCTCATCGACCAGCTCAAACAGGCCGCCGACAAAAGCGGCGAACGAGTCTGGCACCTGCCCAGCGGCCCGGAGTACCTCGAACAGATGAAAAGCAAGATCGCCGACCTAAAAAACACCGGCGGCAAAGGCGGCGGAGCCTGCACCGCAGCGGCCTTCCTCAAAGAATTCGCAGGCGACGCAAAATGGGCTCACATTGACATCGCAGGCGTAGAAATATTCACGGACGGCTCGAAGATCGGCAGCCCCGGCTCCCCCGGTTTCGGCGTTCGCCTGCTCACCGAATACGTAACCAATGCCTGA
- the folE gene encoding GTP cyclohydrolase I FolE, giving the protein MTEQNNNENNFDLPRIENAVKEIINAIGEDPDREGLRDTPSRVARMYEELLAGWKSDPSQHLRVFQERYDEIVLLRDIPFYSVCEHHLMPFIGKAHVAYLPDGRVIGVSKLARIVDSFAHRLQVQERCTGQIADFIMEKLQPMGAAVVMEATHGCMTIRGAKKSGAMMVTSALRGIFKSDQRSRSEVLSLIRGD; this is encoded by the coding sequence ATGACAGAGCAAAACAACAACGAAAACAACTTCGACTTGCCCCGCATCGAAAACGCGGTAAAGGAAATAATAAACGCAATAGGTGAGGATCCGGACCGCGAAGGCCTCCGCGACACACCCAGCCGGGTGGCCCGCATGTACGAGGAACTGCTAGCAGGCTGGAAGAGCGATCCGTCACAGCACCTCCGCGTTTTCCAGGAACGATATGACGAAATAGTTCTGCTCCGCGACATCCCGTTCTACAGCGTATGCGAACACCATCTCATGCCCTTCATCGGCAAGGCCCACGTTGCCTACCTGCCCGACGGCCGAGTGATCGGCGTCAGCAAACTCGCCCGCATCGTCGACTCTTTCGCACATCGCCTTCAGGTACAGGAACGCTGCACGGGCCAGATCGCGGACTTCATTATGGAAAAACTCCAGCCGATGGGTGCCGCAGTAGTAATGGAAGCAACACACGGCTGCATGACCATTCGCGGTGCCAAGAAATCCGGCGCAATGATGGTCACCTCCGCACTCCGCGGAATATTCAAAAGCGACCAGCGAAGCCGAAGCGAAGTTCTCAGCCTCATACGCGGCGACTAA
- a CDS encoding 6-carboxytetrahydropterin synthase: protein MHRLNRQIRFSVNPFLEQTPRGSNSFASKPAGEGLAVFLSLWVELCSDLDPDTGFVVNVAEIDTIIRRYGIPVIAGRITERFRRGAHTSLTDLTEILEDAWAAIEDRFDEVTLHSLALDLNPYRKISIISEDAEMIYFTEKFDFAASHQLWNTKFSDEQNFQHFGKCANPSGHGHNYIIEVTVEKPAASPEFSIADYEKVVTDEFIAKVDHKNLNSDVDRFAELNPTVENIAVYAWDCLKDKFATARLAHVKVWESDRTYCKYSGPV from the coding sequence ATGCACAGACTCAATCGACAGATACGCTTCTCGGTCAATCCCTTCCTCGAACAGACACCGCGAGGCAGCAACTCCTTCGCATCAAAGCCCGCCGGAGAAGGTCTTGCCGTATTCCTCTCCCTCTGGGTGGAACTCTGCTCCGATCTCGACCCGGACACTGGCTTCGTGGTTAACGTCGCCGAGATCGATACTATTATCCGCCGCTACGGCATACCTGTAATCGCAGGCAGGATCACTGAAAGGTTCCGACGCGGGGCCCATACCAGCCTCACCGATCTTACCGAGATATTGGAAGATGCCTGGGCTGCAATAGAAGACAGATTCGATGAGGTCACCCTGCACAGCCTGGCACTTGACCTGAACCCATACCGCAAAATCTCTATCATTTCCGAGGATGCCGAAATGATCTACTTCACAGAAAAATTCGATTTCGCCGCATCGCACCAGCTCTGGAACACAAAGTTTTCCGACGAGCAAAACTTCCAGCATTTCGGCAAATGCGCCAACCCTTCGGGCCACGGCCACAACTACATCATCGAGGTGACCGTCGAAAAGCCTGCCGCATCGCCTGAATTCTCCATAGCCGACTACGAAAAGGTCGTAACCGACGAATTCATTGCGAAAGTCGATCACAAAAACCTCAACAGCGACGTCGACCGTTTCGCCGAACTCAACCCTACTGTCGAAAACATCGCCGTCTACGCATGGGACTGTCTCAAAGACAAGTTCGCAACGGCAAGATTGGCTCATGTTAAGGTCTGGGAATCCGACCGGACATACTGCAAATACAGCGGTCCTGTTTGA
- a CDS encoding response regulator transcription factor, which produces MSRNTTHVLLVEDDPAARRLIEKALSRADNAAYKLDMASDIGAAKALLLQKKFDAMILDLNLPDSRGIETVAAVRSMDQDIPIVAQSALDDQDIGLRCIEHGADYFLVKGDFMRRRLPRSIEYAKRHRDRKLSVDQSDPETSPDKQQEDNIQSRQLKSQLKKVKTSIAANHKSYEPLDYLS; this is translated from the coding sequence ATGAGCAGGAACACAACACATGTCTTGCTTGTCGAGGATGACCCCGCTGCCCGTCGACTCATTGAGAAGGCACTGTCGCGAGCAGACAATGCCGCATACAAACTTGATATGGCTTCGGATATCGGTGCGGCAAAAGCGCTGCTGCTGCAGAAAAAATTTGATGCCATGATCCTCGACCTCAATTTGCCTGACAGCCGAGGCATCGAAACCGTTGCCGCGGTGCGCAGCATGGATCAGGATATACCCATCGTTGCCCAGTCCGCACTGGACGATCAGGATATCGGCTTGCGGTGCATTGAACATGGAGCGGACTATTTCCTCGTCAAGGGCGATTTCATGCGTCGTCGCCTGCCCAGGTCCATCGAGTACGCAAAAAGGCACAGGGACAGAAAGCTTTCCGTCGATCAAAGCGATCCGGAAACATCACCCGATAAGCAGCAGGAGGATAATATACAAAGCAGACAACTCAAGTCTCAACTGAAAAAGGTGAAAACCTCAATCGCGGCTAATCACAAAAGTTACGAGCCCCTGGATTATCTGTCCTGA
- a CDS encoding response regulator, whose product MATRIILADDHEIMREGLCALIRKCDDLEVVGQASDGRKAIEMVQELKPDIAIMDISMPGLNGIEAARKMLAANSDIKIMGLSTHSTRSMVVKMLKAGALGYMLKESAFSELKQAIETMLQGKTYLCSRTSEVVLADYMNMISDPKKIGRDILTPREKEVLQMVAEGLTTKEIAAQLSVSAKTIDSHREHIMEKLKMHNVASLTKYAIKEGLTSV is encoded by the coding sequence ATGGCCACTCGAATAATTTTGGCGGACGACCATGAGATCATGCGCGAAGGACTTTGCGCCTTGATTCGCAAATGTGATGATCTGGAAGTTGTAGGACAAGCCTCGGACGGACGCAAGGCGATCGAAATGGTTCAGGAGCTAAAGCCTGATATCGCAATTATGGACATTTCCATGCCCGGCCTCAACGGCATCGAAGCGGCCAGAAAAATGCTAGCCGCCAATTCGGATATAAAGATCATGGGCCTTTCTACCCACTCCACCAGGTCGATGGTCGTCAAAATGCTCAAAGCAGGCGCACTGGGATACATGCTCAAAGAATCCGCATTCTCAGAGCTCAAACAGGCCATTGAAACTATGCTCCAGGGCAAAACGTATCTGTGCTCCAGAACATCCGAAGTCGTCCTCGCCGACTACATGAACATGATTTCCGATCCCAAAAAGATCGGCCGCGATATACTCACGCCTCGCGAAAAAGAAGTGCTCCAAATGGTCGCAGAGGGCCTTACGACAAAAGAAATCGCCGCCCAGCTCAGCGTCAGTGCAAAAACCATTGACTCACACCGTGAACATATCATGGAAAAATTGAAGATGCACAACGTAGCCAGCCTCACAAAATATGCCATCAAGGAAGGTCTTACAAGCGTCTGA